In Hamadaea flava, a genomic segment contains:
- a CDS encoding LLM class flavin-dependent oxidoreductase, whose product MLRFHWFLPTSGDGDQVGAATVTAGAADHRRAATLDYLAEVAEAAEDNGFTGALTPVGSGCPDPWIVCSAVAARTSRLKFLVALRPGFALPTLIAQQAQAFTQLAGDRLALNIVTGGDSGEQRAYGDFLDHDARYARTREFLQVLRESFVGEPFDFHGEHFRIERGGLKQPQSPAVPLYFGGASPAAEQVAARLADTYLMWGEPPTAIAQRADRMRKLAAAHGRELRLGIRLHVIARETADLAWAEADRLLAGMSPERIAAAQARFSTMDSVGQARMAALHGGSAAKLVISPNLWAGVGLVREGAGTALVGSYTEVADRLREYAAIGLSEFILSGWPHREEAERVGRHVLPLLAESAIPA is encoded by the coding sequence GTGTTGCGCTTCCACTGGTTCCTCCCGACCTCGGGCGACGGCGATCAGGTCGGCGCGGCGACCGTCACCGCCGGAGCCGCCGACCATCGCCGGGCCGCCACCCTGGACTACCTCGCGGAGGTCGCCGAAGCCGCCGAGGACAACGGATTCACCGGCGCGCTCACCCCCGTCGGGTCCGGCTGCCCCGACCCGTGGATCGTGTGCTCGGCCGTCGCCGCGCGTACCAGTAGGTTGAAGTTCTTGGTCGCTTTGCGACCGGGTTTCGCCTTGCCGACGCTGATCGCGCAGCAGGCACAGGCCTTCACGCAGCTGGCCGGTGACCGCCTGGCGCTCAACATCGTGACCGGCGGCGACAGCGGCGAGCAGCGCGCCTACGGCGACTTCCTGGACCACGACGCCCGGTACGCCCGGACCCGCGAGTTCCTGCAGGTGCTGCGCGAGTCGTTCGTGGGCGAGCCGTTCGACTTCCACGGCGAGCACTTCCGCATCGAACGAGGCGGCCTGAAGCAGCCGCAGTCTCCGGCGGTCCCCCTGTACTTCGGCGGCGCTTCGCCGGCGGCGGAGCAGGTCGCGGCGCGGCTGGCCGACACCTATCTGATGTGGGGCGAGCCGCCGACGGCGATCGCCCAACGAGCCGACCGCATGCGTAAGCTCGCCGCCGCGCACGGCCGTGAGCTGCGCCTGGGCATCCGGTTGCATGTCATCGCGCGCGAGACCGCCGACCTGGCCTGGGCGGAGGCGGACCGGCTGCTGGCCGGGATGAGCCCCGAGCGCATCGCGGCAGCGCAGGCCCGCTTCTCCACTATGGACTCCGTGGGCCAGGCCCGGATGGCGGCCCTGCACGGCGGCAGTGCGGCGAAGCTGGTGATCTCGCCGAATCTGTGGGCCGGGGTCGGGCTGGTCCGCGAGGGCGCCGGAACCGCCCTGGTCGGCAGCTACACCGAGGTGGCCGACCGGCTTCGCGAGTACGCCGCGATCGGCCTGTCGGAGTTCATCCTGTCCGGCTGGCCGCACCGCGAGGAGGCAGAACGCGTCGGCCGCCACGTCCTGCCCCTGCTCGCCGAATCGGCGATTCCCGCCTGA
- a CDS encoding ATP-binding protein, whose amino-acid sequence MTSSFGALLRELRRDAGFTQEQLADRAAISSQAVGALERGARRFPHQYTVARLADALGLADDQRAAFVTAAARPSAPPAQREPEGTTESAVRVPRQLPPSTPLTGREPMIAEVAAHLVAATDPSPVLLVGPGGIGKTALAVAIGHQLAPEFPDGQLFADLRGAQPDPVDAYAVLGRFLRALGVPKAEVPADPDERLAAYRSALAGRRMLLVLDDAATEEQVRPLLPPPDGCATVVTSRRQLGALLGATRWTVPALGRTDAVRLLARIAGDARIAGEPAAATRVADACGYSPLAICIAAGRLAVRPHWTVAELGRRLTAEHGRLDALSVGDLDVRASIGLSYQSLRPEQRRLLRRLGLVWTKDWPAWVADELGDPESPPRSAEGDLDELVNVHLVEAIGADAAGQQRFRLHDLIAEFARERAYDEESSGTPERIVADLLRSWTALAAGADEDLGHGFGYGAGLTIGDAPAQPAETARVAPGEWFDAERGTLVTAVGQAIRLGHADVAGTLALRLAGFLRVRGHRDDHIATLRQALAAVRAGGLDELRLRVAQTLFSALLDHDLDAGMPELTSEMLAAARALGQADLLIRALVQAGLYAKRRGRLGEAISHYEDALAACADESRMLATALAALALAYTEAGRPHEALPLSERAVTLQREEGAPVMIALRLLSHAEVLADAGRPVDSEKALREALALSRSTGHDAARAYAEWRLGDLALARGRWRTADRLIRSAVATFDRLRDAGSTAYAMRSLGDLAMAQGRPQAAITPYQEALATWQRLRLPLEAARLQARLGHAWYALADHGRAAEHRAACDRVLADLGLTERALRLGPAFQSAKTNV is encoded by the coding sequence TTGACGTCGTCGTTCGGCGCGCTGCTGCGTGAACTCCGCCGCGACGCGGGCTTCACCCAGGAACAGCTGGCCGACCGGGCGGCCATCAGCAGTCAGGCGGTCGGCGCCCTCGAACGCGGCGCGCGGCGCTTCCCGCATCAGTACACGGTGGCCCGGCTGGCCGACGCGTTGGGGCTGGCCGACGACCAGCGGGCCGCCTTCGTCACCGCCGCCGCCCGGCCGTCCGCGCCACCGGCGCAGCGAGAGCCGGAGGGCACCACCGAGTCCGCGGTACGCGTCCCGCGCCAACTGCCGCCGTCCACCCCGCTGACCGGCCGGGAGCCGATGATCGCGGAGGTGGCCGCGCACCTCGTCGCCGCCACCGACCCGAGCCCGGTGCTCCTGGTGGGACCGGGCGGGATCGGCAAGACCGCGCTGGCCGTCGCGATCGGGCACCAGCTCGCCCCGGAGTTCCCGGACGGGCAGTTGTTCGCCGACCTCCGGGGCGCCCAACCCGACCCGGTCGACGCGTACGCCGTCCTCGGGCGGTTTCTGCGGGCGCTCGGCGTACCCAAGGCGGAGGTGCCGGCGGACCCGGACGAGCGGCTGGCCGCGTACCGCAGCGCGCTCGCGGGCCGCCGGATGCTGCTCGTCCTGGACGACGCGGCCACCGAGGAGCAGGTCCGGCCGCTGCTGCCGCCGCCCGACGGCTGCGCGACCGTCGTCACTTCCCGTCGCCAGTTGGGGGCGTTGCTGGGCGCGACCCGGTGGACGGTGCCGGCCTTGGGCCGCACGGACGCGGTGCGCCTGCTGGCCCGGATCGCGGGCGACGCACGTATCGCCGGCGAGCCGGCCGCGGCGACGCGGGTGGCCGACGCGTGCGGATATTCACCCCTGGCCATCTGCATCGCCGCCGGGCGGTTGGCGGTCCGGCCACACTGGACGGTCGCGGAGTTGGGCCGCCGCCTTACGGCCGAGCACGGGCGGCTGGACGCGTTGTCGGTCGGCGATCTCGATGTGCGGGCCAGCATCGGGCTCAGTTACCAATCTCTGCGCCCGGAGCAGCGGCGGCTCCTGCGGCGGCTGGGGCTGGTCTGGACGAAGGACTGGCCGGCCTGGGTCGCCGACGAGCTGGGCGACCCGGAATCGCCCCCGCGCTCGGCCGAGGGCGATCTCGACGAACTGGTCAACGTCCACCTCGTCGAGGCGATCGGCGCGGACGCGGCCGGCCAGCAGCGATTCCGCCTGCACGACCTCATCGCCGAGTTCGCCCGGGAGCGGGCCTACGACGAGGAGAGTTCCGGCACGCCGGAGCGGATAGTCGCCGATCTGCTGCGATCGTGGACGGCCTTGGCCGCCGGGGCCGACGAGGACCTGGGGCACGGCTTCGGCTATGGCGCCGGTCTCACGATCGGTGACGCGCCGGCCCAGCCCGCCGAGACTGCGCGGGTCGCGCCGGGCGAATGGTTCGACGCCGAACGCGGCACGCTGGTCACGGCGGTGGGTCAGGCGATCCGGCTGGGTCACGCCGACGTGGCGGGGACGCTCGCCCTGCGGCTGGCCGGCTTCCTGCGCGTACGCGGTCATCGCGACGACCACATCGCGACCCTGCGCCAGGCGCTTGCGGCGGTCCGTGCGGGTGGCCTCGACGAGCTGCGGCTGCGGGTGGCGCAGACGTTGTTCTCGGCGTTGCTCGATCACGACCTCGACGCCGGGATGCCCGAGCTGACGAGCGAGATGCTGGCTGCGGCCCGCGCGCTCGGCCAGGCCGATCTGCTGATCCGTGCGCTGGTCCAGGCGGGGCTGTACGCCAAACGCCGAGGCCGGCTCGGCGAGGCGATCAGCCATTACGAAGACGCCCTCGCGGCCTGCGCGGACGAGTCGCGGATGCTGGCCACGGCACTGGCCGCGCTGGCGTTGGCGTACACCGAAGCCGGTCGGCCGCACGAGGCGTTGCCGTTGTCGGAACGCGCGGTCACGCTCCAGCGCGAGGAAGGCGCGCCGGTGATGATCGCGCTACGACTGCTCAGCCACGCCGAGGTGCTCGCCGACGCGGGCCGGCCAGTGGACTCGGAGAAGGCGTTGCGGGAAGCCCTGGCGCTGAGCCGCTCCACTGGTCACGACGCCGCGCGGGCGTACGCCGAATGGCGGCTCGGTGACCTCGCCCTGGCGCGGGGCCGGTGGCGTACCGCCGATCGGCTGATCCGGTCGGCCGTCGCCACCTTCGACCGGCTGCGCGACGCCGGGAGCACGGCGTACGCCATGCGTTCCCTGGGCGATCTCGCGATGGCCCAGGGGCGTCCGCAGGCGGCGATCACGCCGTATCAAGAGGCGCTGGCCACCTGGCAGCGGTTGCGGTTGCCGTTGGAGGCCGCCCGGTTGCAGGCCCGCCTCGGCCACGCCTGGTACGCCTTGGCCGATCACGGCCGCGCGGCCGAGCATCGGGCGGCCTGCGACCGGGTCCTGGCCGACCTCGGACTGACGGAGCGGGCGCTGCGCCTGGGCCCGGCCTTCCAGTCCGCGAAAACGAATGTGTAG
- a CDS encoding helix-turn-helix domain-containing protein, translating into MGDSDAWRGVEGPGGLSFLGHLADVDVFDVVCRMRNVGFFGTEPVGVYTVILVSGGGFLHRIHREESFVDTMSAVVVRPGDQLTVAHPAGFDDRSTVLQYAEEPYLDLAPGARQVSDDLFLRHRALVAACRRGLDPVELAERVDLLVHALAAPERSARRDGRTMRFGTRQVHRRMVDRTVEALGDGGYRRGLDELATIAGASRHHLSRVFQAVTGMTVTAYRNRLRVRAVLADIQQGAPNLRELAHAYGFADQAHLIRVVRGQFGRTPGEIRRLLHADAMAEARE; encoded by the coding sequence ATGGGCGATTCGGATGCCTGGCGTGGCGTCGAGGGTCCGGGCGGCCTGAGCTTCCTGGGCCATCTGGCCGACGTCGACGTGTTCGACGTGGTGTGCCGCATGCGCAACGTCGGATTCTTCGGCACCGAACCGGTCGGGGTCTACACGGTGATCCTGGTGTCCGGCGGCGGCTTCCTCCATCGCATCCACCGCGAGGAATCCTTTGTAGACACGATGTCGGCGGTGGTCGTCCGGCCCGGCGACCAGCTCACCGTCGCACACCCCGCCGGATTCGATGACCGGTCCACCGTCCTCCAGTACGCCGAGGAGCCCTATCTCGATCTCGCGCCGGGCGCGCGGCAGGTCAGCGACGACCTCTTCCTGCGGCATCGTGCCCTGGTCGCGGCGTGCCGCCGGGGTCTCGACCCGGTGGAGCTGGCCGAGCGGGTCGACCTGCTCGTCCACGCCCTCGCCGCGCCGGAGCGCTCGGCCCGCCGCGACGGGCGCACGATGCGGTTCGGCACGCGGCAGGTCCACCGCCGCATGGTCGACCGGACGGTGGAGGCGCTGGGCGACGGCGGCTACCGGCGCGGGCTCGACGAACTCGCCACGATCGCGGGCGCCTCCCGGCATCACCTGAGCCGCGTCTTCCAGGCGGTCACCGGGATGACGGTGACGGCGTACCGGAACCGGTTGCGCGTACGCGCGGTGCTGGCCGACATCCAGCAGGGTGCGCCGAACCTGCGCGAGCTGGCCCACGCGTACGGCTTCGCCGATCAGGCCCACCTGATCCGGGTGGTCCGCGGCCAGTTCGGGCGTACGCCCGGCGAGATCCGCCGGCTCCTCCACGCCGACGCGATGGCCGAGGCGCGCGAGTGA
- a CDS encoding endonuclease/exonuclease/phosphatase family protein — protein MPRRSLSTALVAVVATLAGLLPATPAAAVNVTFQAGTLNILNELTQAQFAEDLRLITSKADLVGLNEVANRRDFLQTWAADNGWWFYSPTPYNASAEALLAKKSMFDVLDKGSNFVCDTNGPGEVPPARYNNWVKYQHKASGRVVFHINFHANASIEDNGHPTDLPRTQCAEQQFQEVKELAARKKDEGQVIVSGDLNVDFEADRRVGYAKFPWKVFEANELPNLRSVYNILGVKATPTHDVRHIDYVYFWKRVESFQVMWMTDYRIITGTNSDHNGVVADFAIDVA, from the coding sequence ATGCCCCGGAGAAGCCTGAGCACCGCCCTGGTCGCCGTGGTGGCGACCCTCGCGGGGCTCCTGCCGGCCACCCCCGCCGCCGCCGTGAACGTCACCTTCCAGGCGGGCACGCTGAACATCCTCAACGAGCTGACCCAGGCGCAGTTCGCCGAGGATCTGCGGCTGATCACCTCGAAGGCGGACCTGGTCGGCCTCAACGAGGTCGCCAACCGCCGTGACTTCCTCCAGACCTGGGCCGCCGACAACGGCTGGTGGTTCTACTCCCCCACCCCCTACAACGCCTCCGCCGAAGCGCTGCTGGCCAAGAAGAGCATGTTCGACGTGCTCGACAAGGGCTCGAACTTCGTCTGCGACACCAACGGACCCGGCGAGGTGCCCCCGGCCCGGTACAACAACTGGGTCAAGTACCAGCACAAGGCCAGCGGCCGGGTCGTCTTCCACATCAACTTCCACGCCAACGCCAGCATCGAGGACAACGGCCACCCGACCGACCTGCCCCGGACGCAGTGCGCGGAGCAGCAGTTCCAGGAGGTCAAGGAGCTGGCCGCGCGGAAGAAGGACGAGGGCCAGGTCATCGTCAGCGGCGACCTGAACGTCGACTTCGAGGCCGACCGGAGGGTCGGCTACGCGAAGTTCCCCTGGAAGGTGTTCGAGGCCAACGAACTGCCGAACCTTCGCTCCGTCTACAACATCCTGGGAGTCAAGGCCACGCCGACGCACGACGTGCGGCACATCGACTACGTGTACTTCTGGAAGCGCGTCGAGTCGTTCCAGGTCATGTGGATGACCGACTATCGGATCATCACCGGCACGAACTCCGACCACAACGGCGTGGTGGCCGACTTCGCCATCGACGTGGCGTAG
- a CDS encoding family 43 glycosylhydrolase: MRISQRAVVMALTIALAAAVGGAGASAAAETATVPDAADESQDFPFPGADTIALHDGSDQYITYGASAHGRKVPYAISGSGDVVGTSPVIAGDAMPDGGGAWVEDGSGIWTPGAWYHVKDGVGRYYLVYTATHRDDNGRKCVGVARSRNAGGPFTPEPTPIVCPDKGDRWALDADVTAGPAGAIWLTWRDGQRAEGLESALSVMMLTFNTDGTVDRNGDPVVILRSDSLAWAKWRDTGGVTVIENPSAFYHDGSWYLFYSGNAWAENYYSTGIAFCGAKIDDGLCTPMPGPNRAWFSYSGPAVHLPDDMRKYGLPGDKRGPGAMDVYLARDDRPWVTWNYLADDSSGRKSRTGRLIITGSGAGADFKVQLS; this comes from the coding sequence ATGAGGATCAGCCAGCGTGCCGTCGTGATGGCGCTCACGATCGCCCTGGCCGCCGCGGTGGGCGGAGCCGGCGCGAGCGCGGCCGCCGAGACGGCGACCGTGCCGGACGCGGCGGACGAGTCGCAGGACTTCCCGTTCCCCGGGGCCGACACGATCGCCCTGCATGACGGGTCCGATCAATACATCACCTACGGCGCCAGCGCCCACGGCCGCAAGGTCCCCTATGCGATCTCCGGCTCGGGTGACGTGGTCGGCACCTCGCCGGTGATCGCCGGCGACGCGATGCCGGACGGCGGCGGGGCGTGGGTGGAGGACGGCTCCGGCATCTGGACGCCCGGCGCCTGGTACCACGTCAAGGACGGCGTGGGCCGGTACTACCTGGTCTATACGGCGACCCACCGTGACGACAACGGCCGCAAGTGCGTCGGCGTCGCCCGGTCGCGGAACGCGGGCGGCCCGTTCACCCCGGAGCCCACTCCGATCGTCTGCCCGGACAAAGGCGACCGCTGGGCGCTGGACGCCGACGTCACCGCCGGCCCCGCCGGCGCGATCTGGCTGACCTGGCGCGACGGGCAGCGGGCCGAGGGCTTGGAATCGGCGCTGTCGGTCATGATGCTGACCTTCAACACCGACGGCACCGTGGACCGCAACGGCGACCCGGTGGTGATCCTGCGCAGCGACAGCCTGGCCTGGGCCAAGTGGCGCGACACCGGCGGGGTGACCGTCATCGAGAACCCGAGCGCCTTCTACCACGACGGGTCGTGGTACCTGTTCTACTCCGGCAACGCCTGGGCGGAGAACTATTACTCGACCGGCATCGCCTTCTGCGGCGCGAAGATCGACGACGGCCTGTGCACGCCGATGCCGGGGCCCAACCGCGCCTGGTTCTCCTATTCCGGCCCGGCGGTGCATCTGCCCGACGACATGCGCAAGTACGGGCTGCCCGGCGACAAGCGCGGACCGGGCGCCATGGACGTGTACCTCGCTCGCGACGACCGGCCCTGGGTGACCTGGAACTACCTGGCCGACGACAGCAGTGGGCGCAAGAGCCGCACCGGCCGCCTGATCATCACCGGATCCGGCGCCGGCGCGGACTTCAAGGTCCAGCTCTCCTGA